One window of the Actinomyces wuliandei genome contains the following:
- the cydD gene encoding thiol reductant ABC exporter subunit CydD: MKPLDPRLLRHARAARRYIAMTTLSGVVVAGLVIAQAVLVSQVVAPTVVGSGSTHSVPVLLLALGLVVVMRPLVLYLQESLAHRAATRTVIDLRRQVLQHAVALGPRWLALHGADTATLLTRALEDLEPYFVRYLPQLLLAATVTPATTVVLLTQDLPSTVVVICTIPLIPVFMVLIGRMTQAYSQERLEAMERLGGQVLDLLAGLPTLKALGREKGPAARVRALGRAYNRTTMSTLRVAFLSGAVLEFITTLSVAIVAVQVGFRLLYGSLDLSTGLLVLMIAPEVYQPIRQVGFQFHASANGVAAADAVFEVLETPVQPRGQQACPDLASSTISITGLCVSARGRWAPHNLSAQIRPGRLVVLTGASGAGKTTTTQVLLGLLPADKGEVTVLPQGETSRTVRLEDIDPATWWRQVSWVPQRPVIVPGTVLDNVLRDTGLRDTATSSPLAEGSTRLASVPAALAEAARTTGLDEVVSALPQGWSTPLGQGGVGLSVGQRQRLALTRALLAPAALVVMDEPTAHLDAASEAHVLDGVRALHASGRTVVVIAHRPALAALAQDTVTVTSSTSDSPGTADFSTGTEEAHAPGQEAP, from the coding sequence ATGAAGCCTCTTGACCCACGTCTCCTGCGTCACGCTCGGGCGGCACGCAGGTACATCGCCATGACCACGCTCAGCGGCGTCGTCGTGGCTGGACTGGTCATCGCCCAGGCCGTGCTGGTCTCACAGGTGGTGGCTCCGACAGTGGTCGGCTCGGGCAGCACTCACAGCGTTCCCGTCCTGCTGCTGGCCCTGGGGCTGGTCGTGGTCATGCGCCCCCTGGTGCTCTACCTCCAGGAGTCCCTTGCCCACAGGGCAGCCACCCGCACTGTCATTGACCTGCGTCGGCAGGTCCTCCAGCACGCGGTCGCCCTGGGGCCTCGCTGGCTGGCCCTCCACGGTGCCGACACCGCCACCCTGCTGACCCGGGCGCTGGAGGACCTGGAGCCCTACTTCGTCCGGTACCTGCCCCAGCTGCTGCTGGCAGCCACCGTGACCCCGGCGACCACGGTGGTGCTCCTGACCCAGGACCTGCCCTCCACCGTCGTCGTCATCTGCACCATCCCCCTGATCCCGGTGTTCATGGTCCTCATCGGCAGGATGACCCAGGCCTACTCCCAGGAGAGGCTGGAAGCCATGGAGCGTCTGGGAGGACAGGTTCTCGACCTGCTCGCCGGGCTGCCCACGCTCAAGGCCCTCGGTCGTGAGAAGGGGCCGGCCGCACGGGTGCGGGCACTGGGCCGCGCCTACAACCGCACCACGATGTCCACGCTGCGGGTGGCCTTCCTCTCAGGAGCCGTCCTGGAGTTCATCACCACCCTGTCCGTGGCCATCGTCGCCGTCCAGGTCGGCTTTCGCCTGCTCTACGGCAGCCTGGACCTGTCCACCGGCCTCCTGGTGCTCATGATCGCCCCTGAGGTCTACCAGCCGATCCGCCAGGTCGGCTTCCAGTTCCACGCCTCCGCCAACGGGGTGGCCGCTGCCGACGCCGTCTTCGAGGTACTGGAGACTCCCGTGCAACCTCGAGGGCAGCAGGCCTGCCCGGACCTGGCCTCCAGCACCATCAGCATCACGGGACTGTGCGTGTCGGCCCGGGGCCGCTGGGCACCCCACAACCTGTCCGCACAGATCCGCCCCGGACGCCTGGTCGTCCTGACCGGCGCCTCCGGGGCTGGCAAGACCACGACCACCCAGGTCCTCCTCGGCCTGCTTCCCGCTGACAAGGGCGAGGTCACGGTCCTCCCCCAGGGGGAGACCTCCCGCACAGTCCGCCTGGAGGACATCGACCCCGCAACCTGGTGGCGGCAGGTCTCCTGGGTCCCTCAGCGCCCTGTCATCGTGCCCGGAACCGTGCTGGACAACGTCCTGCGTGACACCGGCCTGCGCGACACCGCCACCTCGTCACCCCTTGCAGAGGGCTCGACGCGCCTGGCCAGCGTGCCCGCCGCCCTGGCTGAGGCGGCCCGGACCACCGGCCTGGACGAGGTCGTGTCCGCCCTGCCCCAGGGCTGGTCCACACCACTGGGACAGGGGGGCGTGGGGCTCAGCGTGGGACAGCGCCAGCGCCTGGCCCTGACCCGTGCCCTGCTCGCACCCGCCGCACTGGTCGTCATGGACGAGCCTACCGCGCACCTGGACGCGGCCAGCGAGGCCCACGTGCTCGACGGGGTACGTGCGCTGCACGCCTCCGGACGCACCGTGGTCGTCATCGCGCACCGTCCTGCCCTGGCCGCCCTGGCCCAGGACACCGTAACTGTCACCTCCAGCACCTCCGACTCCCCTGGCACCGCCGACTTCAGCACGGGCACCGAGGAGGCACACGCACCAGGCCAGGAGGCTCCATGA
- the cydB gene encoding cytochrome d ubiquinol oxidase subunit II produces the protein MTLAVLWFVIISVLWVGYLTLEGFDFGVGMLLKVLGRDERERRAMITAIGPHWDGNEVWLVTAGATIFAAFPEWYGTLFSGAYIPLLLILLCLIVRVCAIEWRPKINSQSWRDRWDWVHTVAAWVPSVLWGVTFANLVQGMHVEVVETASGAVVPASEVPADSLVSGAAHQVTSGFWSMLTPFTLLGGAVTCLLFLSHGALFLRIKTDGELSRRAKDASQRLGVASTAVTAVWALWAQLVYSASMLSWVPLALAALGLTMSLAANRADRGTQAFAFHFAGIAFAVIFIFVAMAPDVMRSSVDPAYSLTLTQAASADTTLMIMLAAMVVFMPGVLAYTIWSYKVFSGRISASQVNPDEGGLHPTRVRDSAQPEAHIGH, from the coding sequence ATGACTCTGGCAGTCCTGTGGTTCGTCATCATCTCCGTCCTGTGGGTCGGCTACCTCACCCTGGAGGGCTTCGACTTCGGAGTGGGGATGCTCCTGAAAGTCCTGGGCCGTGACGAGCGGGAGCGCCGTGCCATGATCACGGCGATCGGCCCCCACTGGGACGGTAACGAGGTCTGGCTGGTTACAGCCGGTGCCACTATCTTCGCCGCCTTCCCCGAGTGGTACGGCACCCTGTTCTCCGGCGCCTACATCCCCCTGCTCCTCATCCTCCTGTGCCTCATCGTCCGGGTGTGCGCCATCGAGTGGCGTCCCAAGATCAACTCCCAGTCATGGCGCGACCGCTGGGACTGGGTCCACACTGTGGCCGCCTGGGTGCCCTCTGTGCTGTGGGGCGTGACCTTCGCCAACCTGGTCCAGGGCATGCACGTCGAGGTCGTCGAGACCGCCTCGGGCGCTGTGGTCCCCGCCAGCGAGGTCCCGGCGGACAGCCTGGTCAGCGGGGCAGCGCACCAGGTCACCAGCGGCTTCTGGTCCATGCTCACCCCTTTCACCCTCCTGGGTGGTGCCGTCACCTGCCTGCTCTTCCTCAGCCACGGTGCCCTCTTCCTCAGGATCAAGACGGATGGAGAGCTCTCCCGGCGGGCCAAGGACGCCTCGCAGCGGCTCGGGGTGGCCTCGACAGCCGTGACCGCGGTGTGGGCGCTGTGGGCCCAGCTGGTCTACTCCGCCAGCATGCTCTCCTGGGTCCCGCTGGCCCTGGCTGCGCTGGGGCTGACCATGTCCCTGGCCGCCAACCGGGCCGACCGAGGCACCCAGGCCTTTGCCTTCCACTTCGCGGGCATCGCCTTCGCCGTCATTTTCATCTTCGTCGCCATGGCGCCTGACGTGATGCGCTCCTCCGTGGACCCCGCCTACTCCCTGACCCTCACACAGGCCGCCAGCGCGGACACGACGCTGATGATCATGCTGGCTGCCATGGTGGTCTTTATGCCCGGGGTCCTGGCCTACACGATCTGGAGCTACAAGGTCTTCTCAGGCAGGATCAGCGCCAGCCAGGTCAACCCGGACGAGGGGGGCCTCCACCCCACCCGGGTCCGCGACTCTGCCCAGCCGGAGGCGCACATCGGCCACTGA
- a CDS encoding cytochrome ubiquinol oxidase subunit I, with product MVIAPLALDSLDLARWQFGITTVYHFILVPLTIGLSPMVALMEALWLRTRNEQWLVAAKFFGKILLINFALGVATGLVQEFQFGMNWSEYSRFVGNIFGAPLAFEALLAFFMESTFLGLWIFGWDRLSPRLHNLCMWAVAAGTNFSAFFILAANSWMQHPVGAVINPDTGRAELDGFSGFVAVLSNPILWTTATHVLTSALLVAGTVVLGVSVWWMTRAARADQDYEARHLWRRTTRLGATVMLAAGLATAVSGHFQGHLVTEEQPAKMAAAEGLCHTESRAPFTAVAFGDCDTGMTRFISVPGVYSFMATNDVNAELTGLDDAQQMYSDYIQAHEPGAAEADYTPNVMITFWSFRLMIGLGMASVGIGALALWLLRSDRLITRPWLGRAALWTMWLPFVACSFGWIFTEMGRQPWVVVPNLADPVSQVYMRTADGVSTAASAGTVLASVTIFTLLYAALGMVWFMLLRRYVREGVRTQRPPRDQDPSNDAAAPALLSFDY from the coding sequence ATGGTCATCGCACCGCTGGCGCTGGACTCCCTCGACCTGGCTCGCTGGCAGTTCGGCATCACGACCGTCTACCACTTCATCCTCGTGCCTCTCACCATCGGCCTGTCCCCGATGGTCGCCCTCATGGAGGCGCTGTGGCTGCGCACGCGCAACGAGCAGTGGCTTGTCGCCGCGAAGTTCTTCGGGAAGATCCTTCTCATCAACTTCGCCCTGGGAGTTGCCACCGGTCTTGTCCAGGAGTTCCAGTTCGGCATGAACTGGTCGGAGTACTCTCGCTTCGTCGGGAACATCTTCGGTGCCCCTCTGGCCTTCGAGGCCCTGCTCGCCTTCTTCATGGAGTCCACCTTCCTGGGGCTGTGGATCTTCGGCTGGGACCGCCTCTCCCCCAGGCTCCACAACCTGTGCATGTGGGCCGTTGCCGCAGGGACCAACTTCTCGGCCTTCTTCATCCTGGCGGCCAACTCCTGGATGCAGCACCCCGTGGGGGCCGTCATCAACCCGGACACCGGCCGCGCCGAGCTTGACGGCTTCTCCGGCTTCGTCGCCGTGCTGTCCAACCCCATCCTGTGGACCACGGCCACCCACGTCCTCACCTCGGCCCTCCTCGTGGCCGGCACGGTGGTCCTGGGGGTGTCCGTGTGGTGGATGACCCGGGCCGCGCGCGCCGACCAGGACTACGAGGCCCGCCACCTGTGGCGGCGCACCACCCGGCTGGGCGCCACCGTCATGCTTGCCGCCGGGCTGGCCACGGCGGTGTCAGGACACTTCCAGGGCCACCTGGTGACCGAGGAGCAGCCCGCCAAGATGGCAGCAGCAGAGGGACTGTGCCACACCGAGTCCCGGGCGCCGTTCACCGCTGTCGCCTTCGGCGACTGCGACACCGGGATGACACGGTTCATCTCGGTTCCCGGGGTCTACTCCTTCATGGCCACCAACGACGTCAACGCTGAGCTCACCGGCCTGGACGACGCCCAGCAGATGTACAGCGACTACATCCAGGCGCACGAGCCCGGCGCGGCGGAGGCCGACTACACCCCCAACGTCATGATCACCTTCTGGTCCTTCCGCCTCATGATCGGGCTGGGCATGGCCTCAGTCGGCATCGGCGCGCTCGCCCTGTGGCTGCTACGGTCCGACAGGCTGATCACCCGCCCGTGGCTGGGCAGGGCGGCGTTGTGGACGATGTGGCTCCCCTTCGTCGCCTGCTCCTTCGGCTGGATCTTCACCGAGATGGGGCGCCAGCCCTGGGTCGTCGTGCCCAACCTGGCAGACCCGGTCTCCCAGGTGTACATGCGCACCGCTGACGGGGTCTCCACCGCCGCCTCGGCAGGTACCGTCCTGGCCTCAGTAACCATCTTCACCCTCCTGTACGCAGCACTGGGCATGGTGTGGTTCATGCTGCTACGACGCTACGTCCGTGAGGGCGTACGCACCCAGAGACCTCCGAGGGACCAGGACCCCAGCAACGACGCGGCCGCGCCGGCGCTCCTGTCCTTCGACTACTGA